The genomic DNA ATAGTCAGCACATCGGCTTTTTTGCCAGTACCGCCCATGTCGTTGACATCGGTGGACGCGGTTTTGGACCGGATGGAAAGGAGGTCTTCGAAGAAGGCCTGTTGATTCCGATCATGAAATTTGCCGTGCGAGGAGATGTCTCGCAGGGTTTAATCCGCATCGTGCGCGCCAATGTGCGCGAGCCGGATCAGGTCGTGGGGGACATGTATTCGCTGGCTGCCTGTAACGAGGCGGGGGACCGGCGTTTGCAGACCATGATGGGCGAGTTCGGCATTGCCGATCTTGAAAGCCTCTCCGACTTCGTGATCGAGACCAGCCGGAAGGCGACCCATGCTGCTATCGCGAAAGTTCCGGATGGGACCTTTCAGCATACGATGCAGGTGGACGGTTATGAAGCGCCGGTGCAGATGGTGGTTCAACTGGACGTCGCGGGCGACAAGATCAAAGCTGATTTTACCGGCACATCAGGGATGAGCCGCTTTGGTGTCAATGTTCCAGAGGTCTATACCCGCGCTTACGCCTGCTACGGTCTAAAGTGTGCAATTGCGCCCGACGTGCCAAACAACACAGGCTCTCTGGAGCCGTTCGATATTACCGCTCCGGAAGGCTGCATCCTGGCGGCCAAACGCCCAGCTCCAGTGTCCGTGCGCCATGTGCTTGGGCATTTGGTGCCGGACGTTGTGCTCGGGGCGCTCCATCAGGCACTACCCCATACGGTACCGGCCGAAGGGGCCAGCGCACTTTGGAATATCCAGATTTCAGCGCGGCCCAGCGATCCTGACACCGGATTGCGCAACGCGGAAGTGTTGATGTTCAACTCCGGCGGCACAGGCGCGCGCCCTGGTTTGGACGGCCTCTCAGCCACGGCATTCCCTTCCGGCGTGTCAACAATGAGCGTTGAGGCGACCGAGCATGTCGGCCCGGTTACCGTATGGCGTAAGGATCTGCGCGACGGCTCTGGCGGTGCAGGAGCGTTTCGGGGCGGACTAGGCCAGATCATCGAGATTGAGCCACGCGAGGGATACGACTTTTTCTTCAACGCCATGTTCGATCGCGTAGAAAACGCCGCGCGTGGACGCGAAGGCGGCAGCGCAGGTGCAGCAGGGCGCGTCGAACTGGCCGATGGTAGGCGGCTGCACAGCAAGGGTAGACAACTGGTGAAGGCAGGTGAGCGTCTGAAGCTAAGCCTGCCCGGAGGCGGCGGCTACGGCACACCGTCTGAGCGTGACAAAACCAAGATAGCCGACGATCTTAGAGCAGGGCTGATCACGCCCGAACAAGCCAAGACAGAATACGGATATGAAGGATAAGCTATGACAGGTAAACCCATCGCATTGGTGACCGGCGGCGCTCAGGGAATCGGATACGCCTGCGCTGAGGCTCTGATGGAAGACGGCTACGACATGATCTTGGCCGATATCAATGCCGAAGGCGTCGCGGCGGCGGCAGAGGCACTCGGCGCTGTGGCAGGTATTGTCTGTGACATGGAAAACGTTGGTGCCATTTCGGCGATGTTTGACCAGATAGAAGCGGCTCACGGTCCGGTCCATGCGCTTGTCAACAATGCGGGTATCGCCATGCCCGGTGATTTCCTGAGTTATAATCTTGCTGCCTTTGAGAAGGTGATCAACGTCAACCTGCGCGGTGTTTTCATTGCAATGCAACGTGCCGCGCAAGCAATGGTAGCCGCAGGTATCGATGGGGCTATTGTGAACATGTCCTCTATCAATGCGCAGGTCGCAATCCCGGCCATTCCGGCCTATTGCGCGTCCAAGGGGGGCGTCATGCAACTGACCAAGGTTGCAGCACTGGCGCTGGCCAGGAACAACATTCGCGTGAACGCCGTTGGGCCAGGATCTATCGACACTGAGATGATGGCAGGTGTGAATGCGAATCCTGATGCGATGAAGATGGCTATGTCGCGTACGCCGTTGCAGCGCATGGGGACCGCGCGCGAGATCGGCGATGTCGTTGCGTTCCTGTGCTCGAAGAAGGCGAGCTACGTCACAGGCGAGACGATCTATGTCGATGGTGGCCGCCTTGGCCTGAACTACACGTGCTAGGATGGAATTGATGTCTGGCTATGACGCAGTATATTCGGCATGGCAGGCAGACCCTGTTGGGTTCTGGGCCGAGGCGAGCGCAGAAATTGACTGGTTTTCGCCGCCGCGTCATATCTTCAACGCGGACAGGGGGGCCTATGGCCGTTGGTTTGACGGGGCCACCTGTAACACCTGTTACAACTGTGTCGACCGCCATGTGAAGGCTGGGCACGGCGGCCGCACTGCCTTGATCTATGACAGCCCTGTCACGGGCGCGGTACAAAGTTTCACATATGCCGAGCTTCAGGATCAGGTGAGCGCGCTGGCATATGTGTTGCGCGCGCGGGGTGTCGGGAAAGGGGATCGGGTCGTGATTTATATGCCCATGGTCCCACAGGCCGTTTTTGCGATGCTGGCCTCCGCCCGTCTGGGGGCGATCCATTCGGTTGTCTTTGGCGGGTTTGCGGCGCAGGAATTAGCAACCCGGATCGACGACGCGGCCCCCAAAGCGATCATTTCCACCTCTTGTGGGATTGAACCCGGGCGGGTGATTGCCTACAAGCCGCTGCTGGACGAAGCCATCGAGCTGTCACAAAACAAGCCTCAGACCTGCGTGATACTGCAACGCGACATGCTTACCGCTGATCTTACCGAAGGGCGCGATATCGATTATGAGCAGGTCGTTGCTACGGCCCTGTCTGCGGGTGATGGAACGGAATGCGTGGCCGTGGAGGCAACCGATCCACTCTATATACTTTATACATCCGGTACGACCGGCCAGCCCAAGGGCGTTGTGCGCGACAATGGCGGGCACATGGTCGCGCTCAAATGGACCATGCAGCATCACTACGGCATCCAGCCGGGAGAGGTATTTTGGGCTGCGTCAGATGTGGGTTGGGTGGTTGGCCATTCCTACATCTGCTACGGGCCCTTGCTGCACGGCGCCGCCACTGTGGTTTATGAGGGCAAGCCTGTCGGCACACCGGACGCGGGCGCCTTTTGGCGTGTAATACAAGACCACAAGGTCGTCGCGATGTTCACTGCGCCGACGGCGTTCCGTGCGATAAAAAAGGAAGACCCCAAGGGCGCGCTTCTGGGTCAATATGACCTATCCGGTTTCCGTACCCTCTTTCTTGCTGGTGAACGGTCTGATCCTGCGACGATCGAATGGGCACAGGACAAGCTGGATCGCCCAGTGATCGACCATTGGTGGCAGACCGAGACAGGCTGGGCCATGTCGGGCAATCCTGTCGGACTTGGTGCGTTCCCGATCAAACTGGGATCACCTGGCAAACCGATGCCGGGCTATGAAATCAGTGTTCTGGACGATAAAGGCAACCCTGTGCCGCCGGGTACCCTGGGGAATATCGTATGCAAACTGCCCTTGCCTCCCTCCGGCTTTCCCACACTCTGGAACGCCGAAGTGCGGTATCGCAGTTCCTATATGGAAGAGTTTCCGGGGTACTACGCGACGTCTGATGCCGGTATCATTGATGAAGAAGGCTATGTCTTCATCATGGCACGCACTGATGACATCATCAACGTCGCCGGCCACCGGCTGTCCACGGGCGCGATGGAAGAGGTTATCGCCGGTCATCCCGACATTGCCGAATGTGCTGTTGTCGGCATGGCAGATCCATTGAAAGGGCAGTTGCCGCTTGGGTTCTACGTGACAAACGATGGGGCGAACCGTGAGCCGGACGACATAGAAGCCGAACTTGTGAGGCTCGTGCGCGCCAAGATAGGTGCCGTTGCCGCCTTCAAGACGGCAGTTTCGGTAAAGAGACTGCCCAAAACGCGGTCGGGCAAGATATTGCGCAGCACCATGCAGAAAATTGCCGATGGTGCAAACTTCAAAATTCCGGCCGCGATTGATGACCCCGTCATCCTGACAGAAATATCCGAGGCGCTGGAGCGGCGTGACTTGATTGGAATACATCAGGATTGATCACACGCATAAGACAGACGCGACGAGAAAATTCGTCTGGCACAAAGGGCTTGTATCCCTGTGTGGCCGGATTGACATTGTCGGCAGCGTGAGCCGGGCAGACGGTCGATGTCCGGCCCGCCTTGACGCGCTGCCGAGCGAGGCGGGACAGGATAAAAATACATGCTCACGGCGCAAATCCGGCCGTTTGACAGAGCCGGTTTTGCAGAAATGAATGCTATTTTTGACAGCCGCGTGCTGCCAGGGCCTGCAAGCGGGAAGTGCTGCAAGTTGAGATCATTAGCACCGATGCTTTGCTGGATGGGCCGAGATTGCGAATTGAACCGCATCTACGCTGGTTGTTCTGTATATCAGTACACAAATGCTGCATATTGACACAAACGGCTTGTCTCTGCTAGAGTTGACGCGATTGCAGGCTAAAGGAGATAGCACTTTGGAGAATGGGGAATCTGTGGCGTCCAGTGTTCCGGTCCTTTCTGAACAGGATGTGGCTTCCATTTTGACTTATGCGCAGCTTATTCCGCTGATGCGTGAGACATTGATTGCCTTTTCCGCCGGGTCGATCCTGCAACCGGTGCGTCAGATGCTCGTCGTTGAAGAACAGGAACGCTACCTGGGAATTATGCCCGCTGTGACGCCTGATGCGATGGGTGCGAAGCTGGTGTGTTTCTATCCAAAAAATGCGCAATTTGACCGCCATACGCATCTTGCATCCATTGCGCTCTTTGATCCGGAATTTGGCACGCCGCTAGCGTTTCTGGACGGGCGGTTGATTACTGAAATGCGCACTGCCGCAACTTCAGCGGCAGTGACACAGGTGCTCGCGGCGCCGCA from Pararhizobium sp. IMCC3301 includes the following:
- a CDS encoding hydantoinase B/oxoprolinase family protein translates to MSPTAIDYQIMWNRLIAVVEEQATTLIRTAFSTSVREAGDLSAGLFDRQGRMMAQAVTGTPGHVNAMAESVTHFVREIGVQNINEGDVFITNDPWLGTGHLHDITVVSPTFRDSQHIGFFASTAHVVDIGGRGFGPDGKEVFEEGLLIPIMKFAVRGDVSQGLIRIVRANVREPDQVVGDMYSLAACNEAGDRRLQTMMGEFGIADLESLSDFVIETSRKATHAAIAKVPDGTFQHTMQVDGYEAPVQMVVQLDVAGDKIKADFTGTSGMSRFGVNVPEVYTRAYACYGLKCAIAPDVPNNTGSLEPFDITAPEGCILAAKRPAPVSVRHVLGHLVPDVVLGALHQALPHTVPAEGASALWNIQISARPSDPDTGLRNAEVLMFNSGGTGARPGLDGLSATAFPSGVSTMSVEATEHVGPVTVWRKDLRDGSGGAGAFRGGLGQIIEIEPREGYDFFFNAMFDRVENAARGREGGSAGAAGRVELADGRRLHSKGRQLVKAGERLKLSLPGGGGYGTPSERDKTKIADDLRAGLITPEQAKTEYGYEG
- a CDS encoding SDR family NAD(P)-dependent oxidoreductase encodes the protein MTGKPIALVTGGAQGIGYACAEALMEDGYDMILADINAEGVAAAAEALGAVAGIVCDMENVGAISAMFDQIEAAHGPVHALVNNAGIAMPGDFLSYNLAAFEKVINVNLRGVFIAMQRAAQAMVAAGIDGAIVNMSSINAQVAIPAIPAYCASKGGVMQLTKVAALALARNNIRVNAVGPGSIDTEMMAGVNANPDAMKMAMSRTPLQRMGTAREIGDVVAFLCSKKASYVTGETIYVDGGRLGLNYTC
- a CDS encoding propionyl-CoA synthetase — translated: MMSGYDAVYSAWQADPVGFWAEASAEIDWFSPPRHIFNADRGAYGRWFDGATCNTCYNCVDRHVKAGHGGRTALIYDSPVTGAVQSFTYAELQDQVSALAYVLRARGVGKGDRVVIYMPMVPQAVFAMLASARLGAIHSVVFGGFAAQELATRIDDAAPKAIISTSCGIEPGRVIAYKPLLDEAIELSQNKPQTCVILQRDMLTADLTEGRDIDYEQVVATALSAGDGTECVAVEATDPLYILYTSGTTGQPKGVVRDNGGHMVALKWTMQHHYGIQPGEVFWAASDVGWVVGHSYICYGPLLHGAATVVYEGKPVGTPDAGAFWRVIQDHKVVAMFTAPTAFRAIKKEDPKGALLGQYDLSGFRTLFLAGERSDPATIEWAQDKLDRPVIDHWWQTETGWAMSGNPVGLGAFPIKLGSPGKPMPGYEISVLDDKGNPVPPGTLGNIVCKLPLPPSGFPTLWNAEVRYRSSYMEEFPGYYATSDAGIIDEEGYVFIMARTDDIINVAGHRLSTGAMEEVIAGHPDIAECAVVGMADPLKGQLPLGFYVTNDGANREPDDIEAELVRLVRAKIGAVAAFKTAVSVKRLPKTRSGKILRSTMQKIADGANFKIPAAIDDPVILTEISEALERRDLIGIHQD